The Bradyrhizobium betae genomic interval GGCGGGATCAACGGGCGCGACAACAAGTCCGCCGGTTCGCGCGTCCCGGAAGCCATCGACCTGTCCGATCATCTTCTCCGCGTTGTTGTCTGCAACCAAAGCGGAAAAGCTCAGGCCACGGTCCTTCGCGGCCATCGCGAGGCCTCTCGCAATGCCTTTGACGAATTCGCGATCATTGTCCTGCGCGAAGGCGAGAGACTTGTTCAGTGACGGAGGGGGACTGCAACCAGCGGCGTTTCGATCGAACGGGCCAAAGACACGGGGGATCGTGATCCCGGCGGGTCCGTCCTCCGCCCACGCGCCCGCGTGACCGGCAATAGCCGTGCAGACGATGAAAGCCGCGAACCAATTCCGTCTGTCAGATTTCATGCGGTCACGCTGTCGGCCACGGAAGGAAGAACCAGTTTGCGTGGCAAGACTATCCGGAAAGTCGTGCCGCGATCCAGTTCGGAGGTCGCAGTGATATCGCCCCCAAGGTTTCTCAGAACCGTTCTCGCATAGGCGAGCCCGACACCCTCGCCGGTCTGGTCCAGCTTGCCGACCCTGCGGAACAACTCGAAAATCCGCCCCACATCCTGCGGAGCTATGCCTCGGCCATTGTCGGCAACCTCGATCGCGACCCGATCGCCGGGCAGTGTCGTGCTGCTGACCTTGAGCTGGAGCGGCCGCTCCTTCGCGCGATATTTGACCGCGTTGTCGAAGAGGTTGCCGATCACCTGCTCCAGCGAAAGCCGGTCGGTCACGATCGAGCTGACTTGAAACTGTGTATCGATCTTGCCACCGGCCGCCGAGATCTGATGCTGGATCGCGGAGGCGCTCGAGACAATAGTCCGCTCGAGGTCGACGGTCTCCGGCGTTGGATCGCGGCGCCCGTCCCGCGACAGCAGGAGCACCGCGTTTAGGAGTGTCTCCATCTTGGACGCCGACTTGCGGATGTAGCCGATGGCTTCGGGCATCTCCTCATTGGTGATCTTTCTTGCATGCTGCAGATCCTGGTCGGCCGCCCCAACGCTCGGCTGCTCCAGGTATTGCGCGAGGTCCCTCGCTCCCTCTGCAAGCTCTTCAGAAAATCCCACGATGCTGATCAACGGAGCGCGAATGTCGTGCGACACCAGATGCGTGAAGCGCTGCATCTCTTCGTTGGCCCTCGCAAGAGCTTCCGTCCGGTGCCTGACCCGATCCTCCAGGGACACGTTGAGCGCCGCAACCTCGTCGCGCGCTTGCGTCAGCTCCCGGGTGTAACGCAGAAGCGTCACGGTCACGGCACCGACGACCAGCACAATAAGGACTGCCGCCACGATCGACGCAAACCTCAAATTCGTCGCGTTCACCCTTTGCTGCACGACGCCCGAGGTGAGACGATTGTCCATGGTTCGAACGATGCCCGAGACGAACAGGTTCAACTCGTCCATCAGCGCCTTGCCGCGGTTGGTATTGGTGATGGCGAGGGCTTGGTCGTCCTTTCTGTCGTTCTTCAGCGCGATGGTCTGGTCCATCTCGGCGAATTTATCGGCGGTGAGGACATCGAGCCGCTTCAACACCGTCGCGAACTGCGGGTCATCACCGAGATTTCGCTTCAGGCTATCGAGCTGCCGGTTGGCCGACGTCTTTGCGGCGCCGTAGGGAGAAAGATAGATCTGGTTGCCGGTCAGCAGCAATCCGCGCTGGCTCGCTTCCGCCGACTGGACGGCGCTGCGAAGCTCGACCGCTGCGACACGGACATCACGCAATCTGACCACTTCGTCGAAATGTTCGTTGGCGCGGTCGCCGAGCCACACGCTCATCCCGACAACCGCGAGCAGCGCGGCGAGGCCAACCACGAGCAAAACCAGCGAGATCGGCACGATGAGACGCTTCGCAATATACATGTCGTGCCAATCCAGCCCGGACGCCGGGAAACTCAATAGGATTACAAGACCTTAAGGACGAAACAACATCAAGGCCCAACCGCCGGGTTCCATCCGGGAGTCGGGGCCTGCAGCGCGAATGCAGGGTGCAAACGCGCTCGCGCCCCGGCCGGATGACGGCCAGGGCGCTGCGATCGGACATGCTCGGGTTGTCGGACGAACGCCAGGGATGCCCCCGACAGAGAGGCTCAGACCCCCGCCATCATCACGTATTTGATCTCGACATATTCTTCCATGCCGTGACGCGAGCCTTCGCGGCCAAGGCCGCTTTCCTTGACGCCGCCGAAGGGGGCGACTTCCGTGGTGATCAGGCCGGTGTTGACGCCGACCATGCCGGATTCCAGCGCCTCGGCAACACGCCAGACGCGGCCGAGATCGCGGGAGTAGAAGTAGGAGGCCAGACCAAACGGCGAGGCGTTGCACATCGCGACGACATCGGCCTCGTCCTTGAAGCGGATGACGGGCGCGAGCGGGCCGAAGGTTTCTTCCTGCGCCACCAGCGAGTCCGGCTTGACGTCAGCGAGCACGGTCGGCTCGAAGAACGAGCGTCCGAGCTCGCTGCGCTTGCCGCCGGTGACGACCTTGGCGCCGCGCTTCACGGCGTCGGCGATGTGGCGCTCGACCTTGTCGACCGCCTTCAGGTTGATCAGCGGCCCCTGCGTGATGCCGCTCTCGGTACCGTCGCCGATCTTCATCGCCGCGACCTTGGCCGAGAGCTTCTTCACGAACTCGTCGTAGATCTTGTCCTGAGCGTAGATGCGATTGGCGCAGACGCAGGTCTGGCCCATGTTGCGATATTTCGAGACCATCGCGCCTTCGACCGCCGCATCGATGTCGGCATCGTCGAACACCACGAACGGCGCGTTGCCGCCGAGCTCGAGGCCGAGCCGCTTCACGCCGACGGAGGCCTGCTGGTAGAGGATCTTGCCGACCGCGGTCGAGCCGGTGAAGCCGACGAAGCGCACCGCCGGATGCTCGCACAGCACCTTGCCGATCGGCGGCGCGTCGCCGGTGACGATGTTGAGCACGCCCTTGGGGATGCCGGCCTTCTCGGCGAGCACGGCGAGCGCCAGCGCCGACAGCGGCGTCTCGTTGGCGGGCTTCAGCACCACGGTGCAACCGGCGGCAAGGGCCGGCGAGACCTTCCGCGTGATCATCGAGTTCGGGAAATTCCACGGCGTGATCGCGCCGCAGACACCGATCGGCTGCTTGATCGCGAGCAGGCGCGCATCGGGCCGCTGCGTCGGGATGGTCTCGCCATAGACGCGGCGGGCTTCCTCGGCGAAGAACTCGATATAGGCGGCGCCGATGTCGACTTCGCCGAGAGCTTCGGAGAGCGGCTTGCCCTGCTCGGAGGTGAGGATCAGCGCGAGGTCCTCGCGATTGGCGATGATCAGCTCGAACCATTTGCGCAGGATGTTGGAGCGCTGCTTGGCGGTGTGCTTGGCCCAGGCCGGGAAGGCGCGCTGGGCGGCTTCAACCGCCTTGGTCGTCTCGTCCGCACCGAGCTGCGGGACCTTGGCGAGCTCGACGCCAGTCGCGGGATTGTTGACGGCAAAGACCGGCGTTCCGACCCAGGCGCCGTCGATGTAGCAGGCCTCCTTCAGCAGCGAAGGATCCTTCAGCCGGTCGCGCAGGGCGGCGGTGGCTTGCGGGGCGCGTGCGGCGGCGGTCGGTGTCATGGCATTACTCCTCAGGGCGCGATCGAATTTGCCCGGAATATAGGGCCAGACGGTGCGCAATGCACCGTCCCGCGACGCACATCTGATGGGAGTTATAGCGAGAGCGGAAGGGTTACGCCGCGCCGCTCATATAGGTCTCGCGCCGGCCGATCATCCGCTCGGCGGCCGCCTTGGCGCCGGCCTTCGAGGAGGTCGCGCACGTCCGGTATTCGAGATCGGGCGCGTCGGAGGCGTCGCGGCGGCCGAACCAGGATTTCGAGCCGACCGGCAGCAACGCCAGCGCCTGCGCCAGATTGTCGACCGCGCCGAACGAATAGAGCGCGCCGGTGCCGGCGATCCGCACCTCGTAAATGCCGGGTGAGATCGGCGCTTCGAGGTTCTCGCCCCGTCCGGGACGGGGATAGCGCTTCCATTCGCTCCAGGTCGAAATCATCTGAGGTCCCCTCACGGCCGATCGAAGGCCGCCAAATTGTATCAAGTCCTAGCGTCAGCCGCCCATTGGGCCAGAGGTCAAACGCGGCAACGCACAAAATGTTTCAAGTGCTTCAAACGCTCGAGACATATCGCCCGGCTCATCCGAGGTCACGGCGAAGTGCGGCCATCCACCGCACATTGCGATGGCGTGTTGCAATCGTGTCGTCCCGCCTGGAGCGCGGACCGTCAAGTCACGACATCGCGACCGAAGCGCGCATATGGCCGCGCTTGCCGCGCAGCGGATGCCGGAGGACAATCGGTCACTTCCAATAATAATCAAACCGGAGGAAATGCCTATGCAAAGCCAAGCCCAGATCGACGAGATTCTGCGCCAGAAGAGCGACGCCAAGGAGATTCCCGGCGTCGTCGCCATCGCCGCCAGCGGTAACGACGTGCTCTATCAGGGCGCCTTCGGCAAGCGCGATCTGTCCAAGCCCGATGCGATGACGGCGGATAGCGTGTTCTGGATCGCCTCAATGACGAAGGCAGTGACATCGGCGGGCGCGATGCAACTTGTCGAGCAGGGCAAGCTGCTGCTGGATGCCCCGATCGGCGAGGTGCTGCCCGATCTCGCCAAGCCGCAGGTGCTCGAAGGCTTCGATTCCAGCGGTGAGCCGAGGCTGCGGCCGGCGAAGGGACCGATCACGCTGCGCCAGCTCATGACCCACACCGCCGGCTTCGCCTACAACATGTGGAACGGCGATCTTGCGATCCATCTGGAAAAGACCGGCACCCCCGCCATCACCACCTGCCAGAATGCGGCGCTGAAGACGCCCGTCATGACCGATCCCGGCACACGCTGGGAATACGGCACCAACATCGATTTCGTCGGCAAGGCCGTGGAAGCCGTCAGCGGCAAGCGGCTGGATGCCTATTTGCGCGACAACCTTTTTGCTCCACTCGGAATGTCCGACACCGGCTTCAAGATCACCGACACCATGCGCAAGCGCCTGGTCGGCATGCATGCGCGCGGTGAGGACGGCCAGCTCGCCGCGATCCCGTTCGAGCTCGAGCAGGAGCCGGAATTCCACATGGGCGGCGGCGGCCTTTATGCGACCGCGGCAGACTACATCAGGTTCACGCAGATGATCCTGAACAAAGGCCGCGGCAACGGCAACCAGGTGCTCAAGGCCGAGACCGTCGCGACGATGGGGCAGAACCACATCGGCGATCTCAACATGACCAAGCTGACGACGGCGGCGCCGATGTACACCAACGACGTCGATCTCTATCCGGAGCAGGTGAAGAAATGGGGCCTCAGCTTCATGATCAACACCGCCAAGACCGCCGAGGGACGCAGCGCAGGCAGCCTCGCCTGGGCGGGCCTCGCCAACACCTATTACTGGATCGACCCGTCACGCGACGTCACCGGCGTGATCCTGATGCAGTTGCTGCCGTTCGCGGATGCCAAGTGCCTGGAGACGTTCGCAGGCTTCGAGCGCGGGGTGTATGCCGGGCTTGATGCGGGGAGCGGGCAGAGGGCGGCGTAAGGAGCGCATCCGCGCGCAACTCTCGCAAAACGAAGACTGTCATTCCCCGCGAAAGCGGGGAATCCAGTACGCTGCGGCCTCTCGGTAAGCCACTGACGTCACGGCGTACTGGATCGCCCGGTCAAGCCGGGCGATGACAACGGAGAGAATGAGGCTGCTTCGCGTTACGCCGTCAGCCCGCGCTGCTGGGCCAATTCCTTCAGCGACACCTGCGGGCGGGCACCGATGTGCTGGATCACTTCGGCCGCCGCCAGCGCGCCGAGCTCGCCACACTGCTTGTAGGCAAGATTGCGCGCCAGCCCGAACAGAAAGCCCGCGGCGAACAGGTCGCCGGCGCCGGTGGTGTCGACCAGCTGGGCGATGGGGAACGCCGGTGCTGCGACGGCGTCTTCCGCCGAAACCACCATGCAGCCCTTCTCGCTGCGGGTGACCACGCCGAGATTGACGTCGTTGCGCAGCTGCTTCAGCGCAGTGTCGAAATCCGAGGTCATGTAGAGCGAATGCAGTTCGGACTCGTTGGCGAAGACGATGTCGACGGTGCCGTTGCGCATCAGCGACAGGAACTCGTCGCGATAGCGATCGACACAGAAGGAATCCGATAGCGTCAGCGCCACCTTGCGCTTGGCATCATGCGCGATCTTGGCCGCCTTGACGAAGGCCTCCTTGGCGTTCTTGGGATCCCAGAGATAGCCTTCGAGATAGACGATCCCGGCGCCGGCGATCTCGGCGGGGTCGATATCGGCGGGCGACAGGTCCTGCGCCGCGCCGAGATAGGTGTTCATGGTGCGCTCGCCGTCGGGCGTGACCAGGATGTAGGAGCAGCCGGTGGCGGCGCCGTCCTTCGCTGCGGGCGTGTTGAAGGCGACGCCGGCGGCGCGGATGTCGTGCATGTAGAGATTGCCGATCTGGTCATCCTTGACCTTGCCGACATAGGCGGCACGCGCCCCCAGGCTGCCGATGCCGACGATGGTGTTGGCGGCCGAACCGCCCGAAACTTCCGTCGCCGGACCCATGTCCTTGTAGATGGCGGCGGCCCGCGCCTCGTCGATCAGGGACATGCTGCCCTTGGTCATGCCGTGCTTGGCCAAAAAGGCTTCGTCGGTCCTGACCAGCACGTCGAACAGCGCATTGCCGATCCCGAGAACGTCATATTTCACGTCAGCCATTCACCTTGATCCTGTTGCCGGATTGCGATCCCTGAGGAAATCCGCTTCCTGTCGGCCTGAAATCTGGCTCGCGGCCTATCACGACCGGCCCCGCGCGGGCAAGCAACGGTATTATAACAAGCCCGATGATCCGCTCCTTCCTGACCGTCTCGACGGGAACACTGGCCTCGCGGCTGCTGGGTTTTGCCCGCGACTCCCTGATCGCGGCGCTGCTCGGCACCGGCGCGGTGGCGGATGCGTTTCTGGCGGCATTCCAGCTCGTCAATGTGGTCCGCCGTCTGCTCAGCGAAGGGGCGCTGAATGCGGCCCTGATCCCGGCCTGGCTGCACATCCGTGACCGCGACGGCGAGGCGGCCGCCTCCGCCTTCGCCGGCCGCGTGCTCGGCACGGTCAGCACCGCCCTGATCGCGGTCTCGGTCGTCATTGCGTTCCTGATGCCGCTGATCATCACGATCATTGCACCAGGATTCATCGGCAGCAGCACGCTCGATCTCGCCGTCGCGAACGCGCGGCTGATGCTGCCCTATCTCGCTTTCGCCGGTCCTGTCACGGTGCTGATGGGCCTGCTC includes:
- a CDS encoding NAD-dependent succinate-semialdehyde dehydrogenase, with product MTPTAAARAPQATAALRDRLKDPSLLKEACYIDGAWVGTPVFAVNNPATGVELAKVPQLGADETTKAVEAAQRAFPAWAKHTAKQRSNILRKWFELIIANREDLALILTSEQGKPLSEALGEVDIGAAYIEFFAEEARRVYGETIPTQRPDARLLAIKQPIGVCGAITPWNFPNSMITRKVSPALAAGCTVVLKPANETPLSALALAVLAEKAGIPKGVLNIVTGDAPPIGKVLCEHPAVRFVGFTGSTAVGKILYQQASVGVKRLGLELGGNAPFVVFDDADIDAAVEGAMVSKYRNMGQTCVCANRIYAQDKIYDEFVKKLSAKVAAMKIGDGTESGITQGPLINLKAVDKVERHIADAVKRGAKVVTGGKRSELGRSFFEPTVLADVKPDSLVAQEETFGPLAPVIRFKDEADVVAMCNASPFGLASYFYSRDLGRVWRVAEALESGMVGVNTGLITTEVAPFGGVKESGLGREGSRHGMEEYVEIKYVMMAGV
- a CDS encoding serine hydrolase domain-containing protein, encoding MQSQAQIDEILRQKSDAKEIPGVVAIAASGNDVLYQGAFGKRDLSKPDAMTADSVFWIASMTKAVTSAGAMQLVEQGKLLLDAPIGEVLPDLAKPQVLEGFDSSGEPRLRPAKGPITLRQLMTHTAGFAYNMWNGDLAIHLEKTGTPAITTCQNAALKTPVMTDPGTRWEYGTNIDFVGKAVEAVSGKRLDAYLRDNLFAPLGMSDTGFKITDTMRKRLVGMHARGEDGQLAAIPFELEQEPEFHMGGGGLYATAADYIRFTQMILNKGRGNGNQVLKAETVATMGQNHIGDLNMTKLTTAAPMYTNDVDLYPEQVKKWGLSFMINTAKTAEGRSAGSLAWAGLANTYYWIDPSRDVTGVILMQLLPFADAKCLETFAGFERGVYAGLDAGSGQRAA
- a CDS encoding adenosine kinase; its protein translation is MADVKYDVLGIGNALFDVLVRTDEAFLAKHGMTKGSMSLIDEARAAAIYKDMGPATEVSGGSAANTIVGIGSLGARAAYVGKVKDDQIGNLYMHDIRAAGVAFNTPAAKDGAATGCSYILVTPDGERTMNTYLGAAQDLSPADIDPAEIAGAGIVYLEGYLWDPKNAKEAFVKAAKIAHDAKRKVALTLSDSFCVDRYRDEFLSLMRNGTVDIVFANESELHSLYMTSDFDTALKQLRNDVNLGVVTRSEKGCMVVSAEDAVAAPAFPIAQLVDTTGAGDLFAAGFLFGLARNLAYKQCGELGALAAAEVIQHIGARPQVSLKELAQQRGLTA
- a CDS encoding sensor histidine kinase; its protein translation is MPISLVLLVVGLAALLAVVGMSVWLGDRANEHFDEVVRLRDVRVAAVELRSAVQSAEASQRGLLLTGNQIYLSPYGAAKTSANRQLDSLKRNLGDDPQFATVLKRLDVLTADKFAEMDQTIALKNDRKDDQALAITNTNRGKALMDELNLFVSGIVRTMDNRLTSGVVQQRVNATNLRFASIVAAVLIVLVVGAVTVTLLRYTRELTQARDEVAALNVSLEDRVRHRTEALARANEEMQRFTHLVSHDIRAPLISIVGFSEELAEGARDLAQYLEQPSVGAADQDLQHARKITNEEMPEAIGYIRKSASKMETLLNAVLLLSRDGRRDPTPETVDLERTIVSSASAIQHQISAAGGKIDTQFQVSSIVTDRLSLEQVIGNLFDNAVKYRAKERPLQLKVSSTTLPGDRVAIEVADNGRGIAPQDVGRIFELFRRVGKLDQTGEGVGLAYARTVLRNLGGDITATSELDRGTTFRIVLPRKLVLPSVADSVTA